From a single Methanobrevibacter sp. genomic region:
- a CDS encoding Hsp20/alpha crystallin family protein: MVDSETIDTEFTETKEKFDEKKEKTKEKINETKEKFDETKEKGKNIADNVINDLYKSLDEFKDSIKSMQKTADQRYSEYKKATVQTIDIDFVETKENYFIKAAVPGVTKEDISIEAGDNDLTIETTFKPYIEEFDEEDEAEVIVSAIKTGRCVKTVRFSNSIDIEKITAKFSNGIVKITIPKLIIPKHKVNVE; the protein is encoded by the coding sequence ATGGTAGACTCTGAAACCATTGATACTGAATTTACTGAAACAAAAGAAAAATTCGATGAAAAAAAAGAAAAAACCAAAGAAAAAATCAACGAAACTAAAGAAAAATTCGATGAAACCAAAGAAAAAGGAAAAAACATAGCAGATAATGTCATTAACGACTTATACAAAAGCTTAGATGAATTCAAAGACAGCATTAAAAGTATGCAAAAAACCGCTGACCAAAGATATTCAGAATACAAAAAAGCAACCGTGCAAACAATCGACATTGATTTCGTAGAAACAAAAGAAAACTATTTCATCAAAGCTGCTGTTCCAGGAGTTACAAAAGAAGATATTTCAATTGAAGCAGGAGACAATGATTTAACCATTGAAACCACTTTCAAACCTTACATCGAAGAATTCGATGAAGAAGATGAAGCAGAAGTAATTGTTTCTGCTATTAAAACTGGAAGATGTGTTAAAACTGTAAGATTCTCCAACAGCATTGACATTGAAAAAATTACTGCAAAATTCTCAAACGGAATTGTTAAAATAACTATTCCAAAATTAATTATACCAAAACATAAAGTAAATGTAGAATAA